Part of the Nicotiana tabacum cultivar K326 chromosome 20, ASM71507v2, whole genome shotgun sequence genome, ATTGTGATGAGATTAATGTGATATTCAATCATTAATTAGACTTTATTGATCATGGTTTCGTGTcttgaaaattttgatttttcttttttttggtacAAAGCATTTCCCCTATAAACTTGGGAATCCACAGCCGCTATCACTTAGGTAAACTCCGCTCCAATGCAATAATTCTAGAGGCGGAGTCAGGATTTGAACCTTATGGGTTCGGGATTGTAATATTATTGGGTTTTCAATTAATAAATTATACATATTCATctatcctttcttttctttttcttgagccgagagtctttcggaaacaacctctctaccccggAGTAGGAGTAAGGTTTGCGTACTCTAATCtcccagactccacttgtgagatttttactgggttgttattgttataAGTTATACATATTCAATAGATTTCTTAAGACAAATTCATGGTTTGaataaaagctactgggttcggccAAACCCGCATCACGCACTCTGCCTCCGCCCCTGAATAGCTCGCAATCAACAGTAGAGAGGTAAACTACACTAGACAAATCCCATGCGACGAGCTCAACCGAGAAAGCATGGGAGGAGGGGTTTGAAGCTGCGCCTCCCATCTGGGGATCTCGTGCTCAACCAACTCGGTCACTCTTACGGGTTTTGAAGCATAATTTcttttttaatgaattttacgtgatacaaattcaaattattctAACCAATAAATATCAAATACCTATAAAAAAAccatttttaaattataaaacttatAGCTTAGTCAGGTTTCCACGTGCTCCTAGGGGACAACAAATTTCTCCTTACTTCAATACCACAAACTCTCTATTTTTTTGCACTCATTTTACACCACCTTTGCCCCTTTGACCATTTTTGCCTACCTTACTGCTTCTCCATTTTCtctccatctttctttttcaaacCATTCAACTTAAGCTCTAGTAGTTGTCCTCAACATCACATTCCTCAAACAAAATACAATCTAAaattaaagcatataacaagTGTGTTTTCTTCCTTCATTTTTTGGTGTGAAAAATGGtaatggaaggaattcaagaagATGTAGATGAAGGAAATATACAATGTATAAACCATCCTTATAAAAACAGTTCACCAGGTGGAATCTGTGCTTTTTGCCTTCAAGAAAAACTCGGAAaacttgtttcttcttctttttcctctacCATTTTCCCTTCTTCTACTTCTCCTATTTCAACTCCTTCTTTTAGATCTGATTTTGGTGTCACTTCAACTACAACTTCAGCCTTACAAATCCccacaaataacaacaaaaatactACTGATTGTAATACTAACTATCATCCATATGAGAATAATATGAGGAAATCAAGAATGCAGTTTTTGTTGagtcagaagaagaagaatagtAGTAATATTATGGCAAGTTCTGGTTCAGATTCTGGTATTGTTTTTAAGAGAAGTAAGTCAACTACAACCCCTAGAAATCATTTGCATTTCTTGGAAGCTGAAGATTATGGTATTCATAGAAAAGGGTTTTGGTCATTTCTTCATTACTCTTCCTCAAAGCATTATTCTTCAGGTAAAGAAACTTAATCCTAGTTTAAAGACTACCTTATCTATTAAAAATGTTAGAGACAGTAAATTTTTATTTACTTGAGCATATCTTAACATTGGAGTTTATTCTTTTTTCATGGCCAAGCATGagaaaatttctttttttataaatgtATGGCGGTGAGACTTGAATGCAGTCGATTCGTCTGAGTGTTTGTTCTGATACCATATTGATATGTATGATCATTTTATTGAAAGGTCGTATGCCTCCAAGGATATATTgaaattatttgcattttattgaagaattaacctaaatagcggTCTACCCAACCGCTTGAACTTAAAATAGCTGGTGCAAGGGCGGATTTAGGGGGATGGAAGGGTGTTCACCCGAACTTCCTTtgccgaaaaattatactgtatatataaggcaaattttgttttttacctgtatatattatgttttgaattgcCTTGACACGACCCAAAAGCATAGCTTAGTGGTTAGGGAGGTTCAAAACTTTTGTAAGGTCATTGGTTCTATTCCCACTAGCCACAACcattttaactttttcttttttaaacccTCTTCGCGATAATCCTACCCCCGCCACTAAGCCGGTGGATATATGATTTATGTATAATCCATGTATAAACAGTGTATATGTGTACATCAGTATATAATTTATATCTACTACCTAGAAAAGTAAATAGTGAAACCAACGTCTATTTGCGTAGCAATACctttaattatgtcttcaacatGCTGCTTAGGCGTGGTTTGATTTTCTTTACCATGGGCCAATGATGTGGAAATATTTTAATAAAGGGTGGCGGTGAGACTTAACCTAGTACTTTTATCTGTTCTGGTATCATATCGAATTGTGCGCtgatctcatctaaaagcttacaAGGAAGAAAGGACAGCTTGATGCATTAAGCTCCCGCTCTACACAGGGTGCGGGGAAGGactggaccacaagggtctattgtttacacttttatttatttatttatttatttatgtttttcaACAGGATCATCTCAGAATGGTTCCATAAAATCaagggagaaaaagaaagaagagattgTAGAAGTGGAAGAAAATGAGAGTCCTAATGAGTCAACATTTGACAGAAAAGTAGCAAGATCCAGATCTGTTGGTTGTGGAAGCAGAAGTTTTTCAGGTGATTTATTTGAGAAAATCTCAACTGGTTTTGGAGATTGTACTTTAAGAAGAATTGAGTCACAAAGAGAAGGAAAACCAAGATTTTCATCTGTTAATCATAAAGAAAGAGTCAATTGTGGAGGAATATTATCTTATTTGGTTTCTTCTGAAGAAAATTTGCATGGAAAATCTCATAATATTGCTAATGGAAGAAGTAAGAATTGGGGTTGGGCATTAGCAAGTCCAATGAGAGCTTTTAGTAAAACATCATCAAGTGGAAAAAGAGAAGATTCAAACAAGAATGCTACTCCTAATTTGGCTGCAATTCCTTCTTTGTTGACTGTGAGCGGCTAAAATGTTGTCGCATTTGTGTCGGATCCTTCAAAATATTCACAAGAGACTACTTTTACTTATGTTGTATGGACTCTCCAAAATGCTGCCGCCCTCGTATCCGATCTACTAAAAGTGCACTACTTTGCAGGATTCAACACGCATCCAGCAACATTTTCGTAGAGTCCGAGTTACATGGATTTTCCAAATGCTGCTGCACTTGTATCGGATCCTCCAGAAATACACGACTTTTGCAGGATCCGACATGCATCTAGCGACATTTTTGGAGAGTTCGAATAACATTGATTTTCACTAAGTAACTACTGATACTATTACATAAATTTGAATTTTTCTTGTCCAGAACCCTGATGATTTTGCTGTCAATTGATTTGCTTTGGTTGGAGAATTTTTCCTGTTGTTGGATGCAAGTTTTTTGTAGTTTTGTAGGGAGAAATTCCCAAATTAAAAGgagttaatattatttatttatttatttatgcttcTTATTATGAGTTGAAACAATTGTAAGTATTTTCCAATAGAAAATTGTTGGATTTTGATTGAGAATGATGGAGTATCCCTGACTTTATGCATGGCTTCAGCAGTAGTTATAGGACTTGTCCGTACACCGAGGCGGACCCAAAATTTGAAGCTTGTGGATACACTTTTAAATTCAATCAAAATCTGTTTTGCATATAGGTGTCCATTAGTACGAATATATCTCTATTTTCTAAAGACATACATGTTTATATGAAGTTTTTGCCGAACTTTATAGGTGTCGGTGACCCTTATTTGTATGGCATAGGTCCGCCCATGTTTTTACAAAAATACCACTAATCTTTTACAATAATAGTGGATGACCTAGTTTGTTCGTACCACGACTATTTTATCGATATTTGTTATAAATTTGCTAACCAAAAATTAGgtaaatgaaaagaaattatctaACGTCTTGTCGTACCTTTCAAGATTTAAATTTAGTATATTCACTCACTTTATTAATTATAAAATCCATAATCTTCTATAATTTTTAAGAGTATCGTCTAGCTATTTCACGTGCAAAGATTGGCGGAGACAACTAATCATTGTTAAACAAAAGGGGGATTTAGAATCATTTTCAAGTCACAAGCTCCAAGTCAAAATACTATCACATGTTTGGTAGATGGAGACACATGCAAAAAGGTCTAAATCCAGTGGGCATACGACTCCAAAACTCTAGCTTTACAAATACATACGAAAAAGTAGATATAATAACAAATTCGTGATGTATAattctaaaataccaaaaaataaatttgaaagtCATGACGAAGTGATGAGTATTGATCACCACGTCATTTCCTGTGGACCTAAAAGAattcaggtcaatcggagtccgtattaaaaaataatacaaaatcaGTATATTCTTTACATGACTTAaaattttcggattttgaatagtatttttgttcagatttatctttacatgaaaagtggctaaattttgattacttttgaaattgtggttatttttgaatgaccacttgtaaatctggctattttttgaATTCTCCCTAAAATTTTAGACGATTCGGAGCTCGTCGCCCAAATTTATGAAGATGTCGTAGACTAATGCACACGAAAAATTGAAAATCATcatgaattcttgttttatggctctaaaatgctaaaaaatcgTTGGGCTATGGGAAGTAataactattgttcattaggtcatttctgatgggTCCACAAAATTTTAGGAATTCAGAGCCCATCGcccaaattcatgaagatggcatggatataagcacacgaaaaaatTTAAAATCGTCCTagattcctgttttatggccctaaaacgctaaaaatgaggaaaggtcatggcgaagcgatgactattgttcattagattATTTTTTATGGGCC contains:
- the LOC107825778 gene encoding uncharacterized protein LOC107825778, with the translated sequence MVMEGIQEDVDEGNIQCINHPYKNSSPGGICAFCLQEKLGKLVSSSFSSTIFPSSTSPISTPSFRSDFGVTSTTTSALQIPTNNNKNTTDCNTNYHPYENNMRKSRMQFLLSQKKKNSSNIMASSGSDSGIVFKRSKSTTTPRNHLHFLEAEDYGIHRKGFWSFLHYSSSKHYSSGSSQNGSIKSREKKKEEIVEVEENESPNESTFDRKVARSRSVGCGSRSFSGDLFEKISTGFGDCTLRRIESQREGKPRFSSVNHKERVNCGGILSYLVSSEENLHGKSHNIANGRSKNWGWALASPMRAFSKTSSSGKREDSNKNATPNLAAIPSLLTVSG